A single Bacillus sp. HMF5848 DNA region contains:
- a CDS encoding YitT family protein → MKKESILRWSFFLFGLLVLAFGIALTIKGRILGIGPWDVFHYGLFLQLGLSIGSWSIIVGFILLFISFIITKSLPKIGAFLNMLLLGLFIDFFNWLLPNTDSMLAAMTLFVLGVIILGYGIGLYVSADFGAGPRDSIMLVIVEKTGWSIQSVRNAIEIVVFLLGWALGGPVGIGTVLIAFGLGPIIGKSIPQCKTLLAFLIRKISAQDKTPSHI, encoded by the coding sequence ATGAAAAAGGAATCTATATTACGCTGGTCTTTTTTTCTGTTCGGTTTACTCGTTTTAGCATTTGGTATTGCTTTAACCATTAAAGGAAGGATACTTGGCATCGGACCTTGGGATGTATTTCATTACGGACTGTTTTTACAATTAGGTTTATCAATTGGATCTTGGTCAATTATTGTCGGTTTTATATTGCTCTTTATTTCATTCATCATAACAAAGTCACTTCCGAAAATAGGGGCTTTTTTAAATATGCTGCTACTAGGATTGTTTATTGATTTCTTTAATTGGCTTTTGCCAAACACCGATAGCATGTTGGCGGCTATGACTTTATTTGTACTGGGTGTCATTATACTTGGGTACGGGATTGGTCTTTATGTTTCAGCTGATTTTGGGGCAGGACCAAGGGATAGTATTATGTTAGTTATTGTTGAAAAAACAGGATGGAGCATTCAGTCTGTACGTAATGCCATTGAAATCGTTGTATTCCTGCTTGGTTGGGCTTTAGGAGGGCCAGTTGGCATAGGTACTGTACTAATCGCCTTTGGATTAGGCCCTATTATAGGAAAATCTATTCCTCAGTGTAAAACTCTACTGGCATTTTTAATACGTAAAATTTCGGCGCAAGACAAGACCCCTTCACATATATAG